The Dermacentor albipictus isolate Rhodes 1998 colony chromosome 2, USDA_Dalb.pri_finalv2, whole genome shotgun sequence genome has a segment encoding these proteins:
- the LOC139055947 gene encoding uncharacterized protein: MDNTQSPTPESTTYGHKPEIQHLGMSDKEKASVAENLERGVPMKTILKRIRTSVASKLRPMHLAECSTLHNIKRQFNIAAPERCHTNDAVSVDMWVLVMKEKGETLVRLYKAQGAVDPSGTFSSADFALVLMTEPQKELLEKLGPAGTVCLDSTHGTIEYLFDLTTLLVLDKVASVVAIAYFICNHMNEQTLTAFFKYLESAMAKKVAAKTLISDDASQFYKAWFRVMGAAKQKLLCAWHVDNNWRKKTLECVERQLRPHVYHSVWLLLEFLVEKAFEDYFKQFLSSEEEKLRDFLKYFKDHYAVRPQEWAYRFRTRAAVNTNMHLESKHRTLKRTMLERKQNKHGDKLISALMDLTNHFLMKRASQMMKGAKGKERRTI, from the coding sequence atggacaacactcagagtccgacacctgaaagcaccacttatggtcataaaccagaaattcagcacttgggaatgagtgacaaggaaaaggccagcgtagcagagaacctagaaaggggtgtgcccatgaaaaccattctaaagcgaataagaacatctgtggcatccaagctgaggcccatgcacttggcagagtgctcaaccctgcataacatcaaacggcagtttaacattgctgctcctgaacgttgtcacactaatgacgctgtcagtgtagacatgtgggtgcttgtgatgaaagaaaaaggtgaaacacttgtccgcctgtacaaggcacaaggtgcagtggacccaagtggtacattttcttcagcagactttgctcttgttctgatgacagagcctcagaaggagctactagaaaaattgggccctgcagggactgtatgtcttgactccacacatgGTACTATAGAGTACCTGTTTGACCTGACCACGCTTCTGGTGCTAGATAAAGTAGCATCAGTTGTAgctatagcttatttcatctgcaaccacatgaacgagcaaactttgacagcattcttcaaatatctggagtcggccatggccaaaaaagtggccgctaagacattgatatctgatgatgcctcgcaattctacaaagcatggtttagggtcatgggtgccgcaaaacagaaacttctctgtgcctggcatgtggataacaattggcgtaagaagacactcgagtgtgtagagagacagctaaggccacatgtttaccatagtgtgtggctactcttagagttcctcgtggaaaaggcatttgaagattattttaagcaattcctttctagtgaggaagaaaaactgagggacttcctcaagtacttcaaagaccactatgcagttaggccgcaagagtgggcctatcgctttaggactagagcagctgtcaacactaacatgcaccttgagagcaagcacaggacgttaaagcgtactatgctggagagaaaacagaataagcatggtgacaaactaatttctgccctcatggacttgacaaatcattttttaatgaaaagggctagccagatgatgaaaggggcaaagggtaagGAGCGGAGAACAATTTAG